The Pedosphaera parvula Ellin514 genome has a segment encoding these proteins:
- a CDS encoding response regulator transcription factor yields MDKPVFHLLIADDDEGMRYAIRRLVSRHYPAAKISEAGNGGEALKLYERTGADLMIVDYRMPQMDGIEFVRALKERASSTPIIMVSSHLVAREEGMAAGVTAFVDKGDLVKTLIHVMEPLILK; encoded by the coding sequence GTGGACAAACCCGTTTTTCATTTGCTTATAGCGGACGATGACGAGGGCATGCGTTATGCGATTCGCCGATTGGTGTCACGGCATTATCCCGCTGCCAAAATTTCCGAAGCGGGGAATGGCGGGGAAGCCTTGAAGCTTTACGAAAGAACCGGTGCGGATTTGATGATAGTTGATTATCGCATGCCACAGATGGATGGAATCGAATTTGTGCGGGCATTGAAAGAGCGCGCCTCTTCCACTCCGATAATCATGGTTTCAAGTCACCTTGTAGCCAGAGAGGAAGGAATGGCGGCAGGCGTAACTGCGTTTGTGGACAAAGGGGATTTGGTTAAGACCTTGATCCATGTCATGGAACCATTGATATTAAAGTAA